In one window of Armatimonadota bacterium DNA:
- a CDS encoding SDR family oxidoreductase → MSAEPRTAVITGGAGFLGSHLCDALVKRGYRVICLDNLITGDEANVQHLQSNPRFAFRRHDVSEPFDVDEPVDCVLHFASPASPVDFPRHAIEILKVGSAGTHNALEVARDKGARFLLASTSEVYGDPEVHPQTEEYRGNVNPIGPRSCYDEAKRFAEALTSAYRRMHGVGTGIARIFNTYGPRMRLDDGRVVPNFIAQALRGKPVTVYGDGSHTRSFCYVSDLVDGLLRLLDSAEAGPVNIGNDKEMRVIELARLIIPLTGSNSRIEFVPPQTDDPRARRPDLTMARERLGYEPRVSPEEGLSQTIEWFKARLAREQT, encoded by the coding sequence ATGAGCGCGGAACCTCGAACGGCGGTCATCACCGGCGGAGCCGGCTTTCTCGGATCCCACCTCTGTGACGCGCTGGTGAAACGGGGATACCGCGTCATCTGCCTTGACAATCTGATCACCGGCGACGAGGCGAACGTGCAGCATCTGCAGAGCAACCCGCGCTTCGCCTTCAGGCGCCACGACGTCAGCGAACCGTTCGATGTGGACGAGCCGGTGGATTGCGTGCTGCACTTCGCCAGCCCGGCGAGTCCGGTTGACTTCCCGCGCCACGCCATCGAGATACTCAAGGTCGGCTCGGCGGGGACTCACAACGCTCTCGAGGTCGCTCGCGACAAGGGGGCGAGATTCCTCCTGGCCTCAACCTCTGAAGTCTACGGCGACCCGGAGGTGCACCCGCAAACCGAGGAGTATCGCGGGAACGTCAATCCGATCGGCCCGCGCTCGTGCTATGATGAGGCCAAGCGGTTCGCGGAGGCTTTGACGAGCGCCTACCGAAGGATGCACGGCGTGGGCACTGGGATTGCGCGGATATTCAACACCTACGGCCCGCGCATGCGGCTCGACGACGGGCGCGTGGTGCCGAACTTCATTGCGCAGGCATTGCGCGGCAAGCCGGTCACTGTCTACGGCGACGGATCGCACACGCGGAGCTTCTGCTACGTGTCGGACCTGGTTGATGGGCTGCTGCGGCTACTCGATTCCGCCGAGGCCGGGCCGGTTAACATTGGAAACGACAAAGAGATGCGGGTGATCGAACTGGCGCGCCTCATCATCCCGTTGACGGGATCGAACAGTAGGATAGAGTTCGTGCCGCCGCAGACCGACGACCCCAGGGCTCGCCGACCGGACCTGACCATGGCTCGGGAACGCCTCGGCTACGAGCCCCGCGTGTCGCCCGAAGAAGGCCTGTCGCAGACCATTGAGTGGTTCAAGGCGCGCCTCGCGCGGGAGCAAACCTGA
- a CDS encoding vitamin B12-dependent ribonucleotide reductase: protein MQPQLNDNALTVLERRYLRKDADGNPVETPEQMFWRVAVDIAGADRKHDPSVDTESIALDFYELMASLDFLPNSPTLMNAGRDLQQLSACFVLPVADAMESIFTAIKNTALIHQSGGGTGFSFSRIRPKNDRVASTGGIASGPVSFMKVFNSATEAVKQGGTRRGANMAILKVDHPDILEFVACKQDPAVLTNFNISVGITEAFMSAVEQGEDYELINPRTGQSVRALAARHVFDLIVDMAWRNGEPGIVFLDRINRDNPTPALGDIESTNPCGEQPLLPYESCNLGSINLAHMVKDTPSGPEIDYARLGDVVTRAVHFLDNVIDQNRYPLPEIEQMTKANRKIGLGVMGFADMLIRLGIPYNHEDALRIGEQIMEFIGEKARAASVELARTRGPFPNFDKSTHADGEPLRNATITTIAPTGTLSIIAGCSGGVEPLFAVVFTRNILDGQKLLEVHPLFEEVAKERGFYSEALMETISQQKSIGELNDIPEDVRRLFVTAYDVSPEWHVRTQAAFQKHTDNAVSKTVNFRQEATPEDVRSVYMLAYRLGCKGVTVYRDGSRREQVLTTGAQDAGQVEQQSRAPGQHITPRPRPHVTRGATYKTRTGCGNLYVTINEDEHGLCEVFTSMGKQGGCMASQAEAVSRLISLALRSGVAPESVIDQLKGIRCPNLSWENGGKVLSCADAISKAIERHRIGDAAEDEGQVQKEIADLLGLCPQCPECGGTIELSEGCLVCRSCGYSKCP, encoded by the coding sequence ATGCAGCCACAACTGAACGACAACGCCTTGACTGTCCTCGAGCGGCGGTATCTGAGAAAGGATGCCGACGGCAACCCGGTCGAGACGCCGGAGCAGATGTTCTGGCGCGTTGCCGTGGACATCGCCGGCGCCGACCGCAAGCACGACCCGTCGGTTGATACCGAAAGCATCGCCCTCGACTTCTACGAGCTGATGGCGAGTCTCGACTTCTTGCCCAACTCGCCGACCCTGATGAACGCCGGGCGAGATCTGCAGCAGCTCTCCGCGTGCTTCGTCTTGCCGGTCGCCGACGCGATGGAGTCCATCTTCACCGCAATCAAGAACACGGCACTCATTCACCAGAGCGGCGGCGGCACCGGCTTCTCATTCAGCCGCATCCGCCCCAAGAACGATCGCGTCGCCTCCACCGGCGGCATCGCCTCCGGGCCGGTCAGCTTCATGAAGGTCTTCAACTCGGCGACCGAGGCGGTCAAGCAAGGCGGCACGCGGCGCGGCGCCAACATGGCGATCCTCAAGGTGGATCACCCCGACATCCTCGAATTCGTCGCCTGCAAGCAGGATCCTGCGGTGCTCACCAACTTCAACATCTCGGTTGGCATCACCGAGGCCTTCATGAGCGCAGTCGAGCAGGGCGAGGACTACGAACTCATCAACCCGCGCACCGGGCAAAGCGTGCGCGCGCTCGCCGCGCGCCATGTCTTCGATCTCATCGTGGACATGGCGTGGCGCAACGGCGAGCCGGGCATCGTCTTCCTCGACCGCATCAATCGTGATAATCCGACCCCCGCGCTGGGCGACATCGAGAGCACCAACCCGTGCGGCGAGCAGCCGCTGCTCCCATACGAATCGTGCAACCTTGGTTCCATCAACCTCGCCCACATGGTCAAGGACACGCCCTCCGGGCCGGAGATTGACTACGCCCGCCTCGGCGACGTCGTCACCCGCGCGGTGCATTTCCTGGACAACGTCATAGACCAGAATCGCTACCCGCTGCCCGAAATCGAGCAGATGACCAAGGCCAACCGCAAGATCGGCCTCGGGGTCATGGGCTTTGCCGACATGCTCATCCGCCTCGGCATTCCTTACAACCACGAGGATGCTTTGCGCATCGGCGAGCAGATCATGGAGTTCATCGGCGAGAAGGCGCGCGCCGCATCCGTCGAACTCGCCCGCACGCGCGGTCCCTTCCCGAATTTCGACAAGAGCACCCACGCCGACGGCGAGCCGCTGCGCAATGCCACCATTACGACCATCGCGCCGACGGGAACGCTGTCCATCATCGCGGGCTGCTCGGGCGGGGTCGAGCCGCTGTTCGCGGTCGTCTTCACGCGCAACATCCTCGACGGCCAGAAGCTCCTCGAGGTGCACCCGTTGTTCGAGGAGGTCGCCAAGGAGCGCGGGTTCTACTCCGAAGCGCTGATGGAGACGATCTCGCAGCAGAAGAGCATCGGCGAACTGAACGACATTCCCGAGGATGTGCGCCGTCTGTTCGTGACGGCCTACGACGTGTCCCCGGAGTGGCACGTGCGCACGCAGGCGGCGTTCCAGAAGCACACCGACAACGCCGTGAGTAAAACCGTCAACTTCCGCCAGGAGGCGACGCCGGAGGACGTTCGCTCCGTGTACATGCTCGCCTATCGGCTGGGATGCAAGGGGGTCACCGTGTACCGCGACGGCAGTCGCCGAGAGCAGGTGCTGACCACCGGCGCGCAGGACGCCGGCCAAGTCGAGCAGCAGTCGCGCGCGCCCGGCCAGCACATCACGCCGCGCCCGCGCCCGCACGTCACGCGCGGGGCGACGTACAAGACCCGCACCGGCTGCGGCAACCTATACGTCACCATCAACGAGGACGAGCACGGGCTGTGCGAAGTCTTCACCTCGATGGGCAAGCAAGGCGGGTGCATGGCGTCGCAGGCCGAGGCGGTGAGCCGGCTGATCTCGCTCGCGCTGCGTTCGGGGGTCGCCCCGGAGTCGGTCATAGACCAGCTCAAGGGCATCCGCTGCCCGAACCTATCCTGGGAGAACGGCGGCAAGGTGCTGTCTTGCGCCGACGCGATTTCCAAGGCGATCGAGCGGCACCGGATCGGTGACGCCGCGGAGGATGAGGGCCAGGTGCAGAAGGAGATTGCCGATCTCCTCGGCCTCTGTCCCCAGTGCCCGGAGTGCGGCGGAACGATCGAGCTGAGCGAAGGCTGCCTGGTCTGCCGCTCCTGCGGCTACAGCAAGTGCCCGTAG
- the nrdR gene encoding transcriptional repressor NrdR, translating to MTCPFCHSPESRVVDSRLAEDGAAIRRRRECESCGRRFNTYERPEEVPLFVIKKDGRREPYDRSKIMVGITKACEKRPVSREDIERLADEIERALRDQMATEVPAPQIGEMVMERLRQLDAVAYVRFASVYKEFRDVDSFLEEIRGLAQHGT from the coding sequence ATGACCTGCCCATTCTGTCACAGCCCGGAAAGCCGGGTCGTTGACTCCCGCCTCGCTGAGGACGGCGCAGCGATCAGGCGTCGGCGGGAATGCGAGAGCTGCGGGCGGCGGTTCAATACCTACGAGCGGCCTGAGGAGGTGCCGCTGTTTGTCATCAAGAAGGACGGTCGCCGCGAGCCGTACGACCGCAGTAAGATCATGGTCGGGATCACCAAGGCCTGTGAGAAGCGGCCGGTGTCGCGCGAGGATATCGAGCGCCTCGCGGACGAGATCGAGAGGGCGCTGCGGGATCAGATGGCGACCGAGGTTCCCGCGCCGCAGATCGGCGAGATGGTGATGGAGCGCCTGCGACAGTTGGACGCGGTGGCCTACGTGCGCTTCGCGTCGGTGTACAAGGAGTTCCGTGACGTGGACTCTTTCCTCGAGGAGATTCGAGGGCTCGCACAGCATGGCACCTAG
- a CDS encoding SIS domain-containing protein — protein sequence MTDAALRAAQEQRIADYLEDVQRIIAELPGDAISEIADVMYDAYTRGRHIFAFGNGGSSACASHFIEDVAKGIDYGPDRPRYRALALTDSVALITAWANDTAYENIFAEQLRNFVEPGDVALGISASGNSANVLRAVELAKEVGAFTVGLTGYDGGRLAKLADRAIIVPSDNMQKIEDVHLVICHLIYVCLRDTERAAGK from the coding sequence ATGACCGATGCAGCACTTCGCGCTGCGCAGGAGCAGCGCATTGCGGATTACCTCGAGGACGTTCAGCGTATCATTGCGGAACTGCCCGGGGATGCCATCAGCGAGATCGCCGACGTCATGTACGACGCATACACGCGCGGCCGTCACATCTTCGCGTTCGGCAACGGCGGCAGCTCGGCGTGCGCCTCGCACTTCATCGAGGACGTTGCCAAGGGCATTGACTACGGCCCGGATCGGCCTCGCTACCGCGCGCTCGCCCTGACGGACAGCGTCGCGCTTATCACCGCTTGGGCCAACGACACGGCGTACGAGAACATCTTCGCCGAGCAGCTTCGCAACTTCGTCGAGCCGGGCGACGTCGCACTCGGCATCAGCGCGAGCGGCAACTCCGCGAACGTCCTGCGGGCCGTTGAACTGGCGAAGGAGGTCGGAGCGTTCACGGTGGGGCTGACCGGATATGATGGCGGACGCCTCGCGAAGCTCGCCGATCGCGCCATCATCGTTCCCAGCGACAACATGCAGAAGATCGAGGACGTCCACCTCGTGATCTGCCACCTGATATACGTGTGCCTACGGGACACCGAGCGCGCGGCGGGCAAGTGA
- a CDS encoding sulfite exporter TauE/SafE family protein produces MGLLFAVAFACEFVDSSLGMGYGTTLTPLLMLLGFGPLRVVPVVLLSEFITGLTAGGFHQSLGNANFRRGSRDRGVVAVLSLAGVVGAIVAVFVAVSISKVALKLYIAVMILAMGILILWRRNHRSSFSWSKIAGLGLISAFNKGMSGGGYGPIVTGGQILSGCEGRTAVGCTSIAEALICLVGVISYVFVKGWPDPVLALPIIVGATISAPCAALTTKVLDRKTRLEVLIGIVVLVLGAVTLWKALA; encoded by the coding sequence ATGGGCCTGTTGTTTGCCGTGGCATTTGCGTGCGAGTTCGTGGATTCGAGCCTGGGGATGGGCTACGGCACGACGCTCACCCCGCTGCTGATGCTCCTGGGCTTTGGGCCGCTCCGGGTGGTGCCGGTGGTGCTCCTATCGGAGTTCATCACCGGGCTCACGGCTGGGGGATTCCATCAATCCCTCGGGAATGCCAACTTCAGGCGCGGATCGCGCGACCGCGGCGTGGTCGCAGTGCTGTCGTTGGCCGGAGTCGTTGGGGCGATCGTCGCGGTGTTCGTCGCGGTCAGCATCTCGAAGGTGGCATTGAAGCTCTATATTGCGGTGATGATTCTTGCCATGGGGATTCTCATTCTGTGGCGGCGCAACCACCGATCCTCATTCTCGTGGAGTAAGATAGCCGGGTTGGGCCTGATCAGCGCGTTCAACAAGGGCATGAGCGGCGGCGGGTACGGGCCGATCGTGACCGGCGGCCAGATTCTGTCGGGCTGCGAGGGCAGGACCGCGGTCGGCTGCACCTCCATCGCAGAGGCGCTGATATGCCTCGTCGGGGTCATATCCTACGTGTTCGTCAAGGGCTGGCCGGATCCGGTGCTGGCCCTGCCGATCATCGTCGGCGCGACGATCTCCGCCCCATGCGCGGCGCTGACGACGAAGGTGCTCGACCGCAAGACGCGGCTGGAGGTGCTGATCGGCATCGTCGTCCTCGTCCTCGGCGCGGTCACTCTCTGGAAGGCGCTGGCCTAG
- a CDS encoding MATE family efflux transporter, whose amino-acid sequence MSLGTNQTTAGARRPQSGRDLTTGSIPRHLVAFSTPMLAGSLLHTAYSLVNAFWVGKFLGTTALAAITVSMPAVFVLIAVAAGLTLATNIVIAQHYGARDWERLKSAVQTSIVLIGGSSFVFLVVGEIVARDLLVAINTPAGVLPSAFSYMRIFLLGLPFGFGFFLLASMLRGIGDSATPVYFQTVSVGLNIVLDPLLMFGLLGLPALGIAGAAWASVIAQAVGVAALVAYIQVRKPLVTPDWRRLRVEASTAWLLVRIGLPAMVQHSVVSVSLLVIVSFVSRFGENADAAFGAGLRIDQVSFLPAITIGAAISTLAGQNIGAKRYERVHLVFRWGLLVSVVISLLITVVVISIPGVLLRAFLNEPEVIAIGVSYLRIVGITYVLYAVLFASNGVINGAGYTTWTTLISVIGLWGVRLPLAYILPRRMHDVRGIWWAMLLSVGCSALLSLAYYATGRWKRPIIRAGQNDARNARSPDVV is encoded by the coding sequence ATGAGTCTCGGCACCAACCAAACGACCGCCGGCGCGCGGCGTCCACAGAGCGGGCGCGATTTGACCACCGGCAGCATCCCCCGGCATCTCGTCGCTTTCTCCACGCCCATGCTGGCGGGGAGTTTGCTGCATACTGCATACAGTCTCGTCAACGCGTTCTGGGTCGGCAAGTTCCTCGGCACTACGGCCCTCGCCGCGATCACCGTCAGCATGCCGGCGGTGTTCGTGCTCATCGCCGTTGCCGCCGGGCTGACACTCGCCACGAACATCGTGATCGCTCAGCACTACGGGGCCCGCGACTGGGAGCGGCTGAAATCCGCGGTGCAGACATCCATCGTGCTCATCGGCGGATCCAGCTTCGTATTCCTGGTTGTCGGCGAGATCGTCGCTCGCGATCTGCTCGTGGCCATTAACACGCCGGCGGGAGTCTTGCCGTCCGCTTTCAGCTACATGCGCATCTTCCTGCTCGGGCTGCCGTTCGGCTTCGGCTTCTTCCTGCTCGCTTCCATGCTCCGGGGGATCGGCGACTCCGCCACGCCGGTGTATTTCCAGACCGTTTCCGTGGGGCTCAATATCGTGCTCGACCCTTTGTTGATGTTCGGCCTGCTCGGGCTGCCAGCGCTCGGCATCGCCGGAGCGGCGTGGGCGAGCGTCATCGCGCAGGCGGTGGGCGTCGCGGCGCTTGTGGCGTACATCCAGGTCAGAAAGCCGTTGGTGACGCCGGACTGGCGGCGGCTGCGGGTCGAGGCCTCGACCGCGTGGCTGCTGGTCAGGATCGGCCTGCCGGCGATGGTTCAGCACTCCGTCGTCTCCGTGAGCCTGCTTGTCATCGTGAGTTTCGTGAGCAGGTTCGGCGAGAACGCAGACGCGGCGTTCGGCGCGGGCTTGCGCATTGACCAGGTTTCCTTTCTCCCCGCCATCACCATCGGCGCAGCGATCTCCACGCTGGCCGGGCAGAACATCGGGGCGAAGCGCTACGAGCGGGTCCACCTCGTCTTCCGCTGGGGTCTCCTGGTCAGCGTGGTCATCTCGCTCCTGATCACGGTGGTGGTAATCAGCATTCCCGGGGTCTTGCTCCGGGCTTTTCTCAATGAGCCGGAGGTGATCGCCATCGGCGTCAGTTACCTGCGCATCGTGGGCATCACGTATGTGCTCTATGCGGTACTGTTCGCCAGCAACGGGGTCATCAACGGGGCAGGCTACACCACGTGGACGACGCTGATTTCGGTGATCGGGCTATGGGGAGTTCGCCTGCCGCTGGCATACATACTCCCGCGGCGCATGCACGACGTGCGGGGAATCTGGTGGGCGATGCTGCTCAGCGTCGGGTGCAGCGCGCTCCTGAGCCTGGCGTATTATGCCACCGGGCGGTGGAAGCGACCGATCATCCGGGCCGGCCAGAATGACGCACGGAATGCGCGCTCGCCAGACGTGGTATGA
- the thiL gene encoding thiamine-phosphate kinase, which produces MNLKDLGEFGLIARLRARWPQMSGAVVVGPGDDTAAIRPEPGHLLLFTVDAMVEDVHFRRRWMAPNDLGWKAMAQNISDIAAMGGQPTQALVCLSLPGDLDSQFVDKLYDGLDAAASEYGASIIGGDIVGSTGGVMVSVSLLGEVEEALLMRRSGAQPGDVLMVTGALGDAAAGLRILEAERSPGEDKEDAVVKHLRPVPRLNEARILARGGHVTAAIDVSDGLAGDARHIAEESGVGVRLYADRVPIGAACAAAAKRLDVDPLDLALRGGEDYELLVAVRPDEAERLAEFLHHETAVPLTAVGEVVDAEQGETLVRSDGDEMPLAGAFDHFSQSRG; this is translated from the coding sequence ATGAACCTCAAAGACCTCGGCGAATTCGGCCTCATCGCGCGACTGCGCGCCCGGTGGCCTCAGATGTCTGGGGCGGTTGTCGTCGGCCCGGGCGATGACACGGCCGCGATCAGGCCCGAGCCGGGTCACCTGCTCCTCTTCACGGTGGACGCCATGGTGGAAGACGTCCACTTCCGCCGTCGGTGGATGGCGCCGAACGACCTCGGCTGGAAGGCGATGGCGCAGAATATCAGCGACATTGCGGCGATGGGCGGCCAGCCGACCCAGGCACTCGTCTGCCTCAGCCTTCCCGGCGACCTGGACTCGCAATTCGTTGACAAACTCTACGACGGGCTTGACGCTGCCGCAAGTGAATACGGCGCGAGCATAATCGGCGGCGACATCGTCGGCTCGACTGGCGGCGTGATGGTCTCGGTGTCGCTGCTCGGCGAAGTGGAGGAAGCTCTCCTGATGCGTCGGTCTGGGGCGCAGCCGGGCGACGTGCTGATGGTGACGGGAGCCCTCGGCGATGCCGCCGCGGGGCTGCGAATCCTCGAGGCAGAGCGGTCGCCCGGAGAAGACAAAGAGGACGCCGTTGTGAAACACTTACGCCCCGTGCCGCGGCTCAATGAGGCGCGCATCCTGGCGCGCGGCGGCCATGTTACCGCGGCGATTGATGTCAGTGACGGGCTGGCAGGTGACGCCCGGCATATCGCGGAAGAGAGCGGCGTCGGCGTGCGCCTGTACGCCGACCGCGTGCCCATCGGCGCGGCGTGTGCGGCCGCAGCGAAACGTCTTGACGTGGATCCGCTCGACCTCGCCCTGCGCGGAGGAGAGGACTACGAGCTGTTGGTGGCGGTGCGCCCCGATGAGGCCGAACGACTGGCTGAGTTCCTGCACCATGAGACGGCCGTGCCCCTGACGGCAGTAGGGGAGGTCGTGGATGCGGAGCAGGGCGAGACCCTCGTGCGCTCCGATGGCGACGAAATGCCGCTCGCTGGCGCGTTCGACCATTTCTCGCAGTCGCGCGGCTAA
- the thiE gene encoding thiamine phosphate synthase: MYGLYVITERWQGRSHADVARAALAGGAKTIQLRDKGMAVRELFATARELREMCEQAGALFIVNDRLDVALAAQAHGVHLGDEDLPVADARRALAGWERRRFIIGASAATVKEAQQAVADGADYLGVGAMFATDTKPDAGAPVGPQRLAEIRREVSLPLVAIGGITIDNAADVVRAGADAVAVISAVSRAEDMEAAVRHLADAIERAKRARGSR, from the coding sequence ATGTATGGCCTCTACGTCATTACCGAGCGCTGGCAAGGGCGGAGCCACGCCGACGTGGCGCGCGCTGCCCTGGCCGGGGGCGCCAAAACGATCCAACTGCGCGACAAGGGCATGGCGGTCCGCGAACTTTTCGCGACAGCGCGCGAACTGCGGGAGATGTGCGAACAGGCAGGGGCGCTGTTCATCGTCAACGACCGGCTCGATGTAGCGCTGGCCGCCCAGGCGCACGGCGTGCACCTCGGCGACGAGGATTTGCCGGTCGCGGATGCGCGGCGCGCTCTCGCTGGATGGGAGCGCCGCCGGTTCATCATCGGGGCGTCGGCTGCTACGGTCAAGGAAGCGCAGCAGGCCGTGGCGGACGGCGCGGATTACCTCGGCGTCGGCGCGATGTTCGCGACCGACACCAAACCCGATGCCGGCGCGCCGGTGGGTCCGCAGCGGCTCGCCGAGATCCGGCGCGAGGTCTCGCTGCCGCTGGTGGCCATCGGCGGCATTACCATTGACAACGCGGCGGACGTAGTGCGCGCGGGCGCGGACGCGGTCGCGGTGATCTCAGCGGTCAGCCGCGCTGAGGATATGGAAGCAGCGGTGCGCCACCTGGCCGACGCGATCGAGCGCGCGAAACGCGCGAGAGGAAGCAGGTAG
- the xylB gene encoding xylulokinase encodes MSYLIGIDVGTTGTKTLLVAPDGSIVARANYEYPLHTPKPAWAEQDPADWWDATAKGIRDVLSASGVAPGEVAGIGLSGQMHGSVFLDERNEVLRPAILWCDQRTADQCRWITERAGEKTVVEETFNPVLTGFTAPKIVWLRQNEPDTYARVRKILLPKDYVRLKLTGEFATEVSDASGTSLLNIAERRWSQKMLAALDLTEDMLPAVYESPEVSGRICKEAAEATGLAEGIPVVGGGGDQAAGAVGNGIVREGVVSVTTGTSGVVFAHMDEPKMDAQLRTHTFCHAVPGKWHVMGVMLSAGGSLRWYRDALAEQEVSIANERGIDPYELLTEQATHAPPGCEGLIFLPYLTGERTPYPDPWARGVFFGLNLRHGRPHLVRAILEGVSYGLRDSLEILRAMGLPISQVRASGGGARSELWRQIQADVFDAELVTINVDEGPAFGVALLAGVGAGIYASVEDACDRTISVTQRTMPNPDNSALYDTFYPIYQALYASLKDHFVEVGRLVS; translated from the coding sequence TTGAGTTATCTGATCGGCATTGATGTCGGCACAACCGGAACCAAGACACTGCTCGTCGCCCCCGACGGCAGCATCGTCGCGCGCGCCAACTACGAGTACCCGCTGCACACGCCGAAGCCGGCGTGGGCCGAGCAAGATCCCGCGGATTGGTGGGACGCAACGGCCAAAGGCATTCGCGATGTCCTGAGCGCGAGTGGGGTCGCGCCTGGGGAGGTTGCGGGCATCGGGTTGTCCGGGCAGATGCACGGCTCGGTGTTCCTCGATGAGCGCAACGAAGTGCTGCGCCCCGCGATTCTGTGGTGCGACCAGCGCACCGCCGACCAGTGCCGCTGGATTACCGAGCGCGCGGGCGAGAAGACGGTAGTCGAAGAGACTTTCAACCCGGTGCTCACCGGCTTCACCGCGCCGAAGATCGTATGGCTGCGGCAGAACGAACCGGACACCTATGCCCGCGTGCGCAAGATCCTGCTCCCCAAGGACTACGTCCGGCTCAAGCTGACCGGCGAGTTCGCGACGGAGGTCTCGGACGCGTCGGGTACATCGCTCCTCAATATCGCCGAGCGGCGCTGGTCGCAGAAGATGCTCGCGGCGCTCGACCTCACCGAGGACATGCTGCCCGCAGTGTACGAGTCGCCGGAGGTTTCGGGGCGCATCTGCAAGGAAGCGGCGGAGGCGACGGGCTTGGCCGAGGGGATCCCGGTCGTCGGCGGCGGCGGGGATCAGGCCGCGGGCGCCGTCGGCAACGGCATCGTCCGCGAGGGCGTAGTCTCAGTCACCACCGGCACCTCGGGCGTCGTCTTCGCGCACATGGATGAGCCGAAGATGGACGCGCAGCTTCGCACCCACACCTTCTGCCACGCCGTGCCGGGGAAGTGGCACGTCATGGGCGTTATGCTTTCCGCAGGCGGCTCGCTGCGATGGTATCGCGATGCGCTCGCCGAGCAGGAGGTGTCCATCGCAAACGAGCGCGGCATTGACCCCTATGAGTTGCTGACGGAACAGGCGACGCACGCCCCGCCGGGGTGCGAGGGACTGATCTTCCTGCCGTATCTGACGGGCGAGCGCACGCCGTACCCGGATCCCTGGGCGCGCGGCGTGTTCTTCGGGCTCAACCTGCGGCACGGCAGACCGCATCTCGTGCGCGCGATACTCGAGGGTGTCTCATATGGCCTGCGCGATTCGCTCGAGATCCTGCGTGCGATGGGCCTGCCGATTTCCCAGGTGCGCGCATCCGGCGGCGGCGCCCGCAGCGAGCTGTGGCGGCAGATCCAGGCAGACGTGTTCGATGCGGAACTGGTGACGATCAACGTTGACGAGGGACCCGCCTTCGGCGTCGCGCTGCTGGCGGGCGTTGGGGCGGGCATCTACGCCAGTGTCGAGGATGCGTGCGATCGCACGATCTCCGTCACGCAGCGCACCATGCCCAACCCGGACAACTCGGCGCTCTACGACACCTTCTATCCCATCTACCAGGCGCTGTACGCCTCGCTGAAGGATCACTTCGTCGAGGTAGGACGACTTGTAAGCTGA
- a CDS encoding type II secretion system protein, whose amino-acid sequence MTGRSSHWNSQLLRHSVASRRAFTLVELMVVLVIIIILAGLVFSVSGAARGAARRTMCINNLRQLGTALEMVREDHGEYPQDLSEIYKRSDRDVWYCPSDRRIEARERTILTSYEYPRGDAGGAIAERAKEKMLLLVCRHHDKRKALLTYEGGAIKFQSLPEFLR is encoded by the coding sequence ATGACGGGAAGGTCGTCTCACTGGAACAGCCAGCTCCTGCGGCACAGCGTCGCTTCCAGGCGCGCCTTCACGCTCGTGGAGCTGATGGTCGTCCTGGTCATTATCATCATCCTCGCCGGTCTGGTGTTTTCGGTCAGCGGGGCCGCGCGCGGGGCTGCGCGTCGCACGATGTGCATCAACAATCTCAGGCAGTTGGGAACGGCCCTGGAGATGGTGCGCGAGGATCACGGCGAGTATCCCCAAGACCTCAGCGAGATCTACAAGCGGTCCGACCGAGATGTATGGTATTGCCCAAGCGACCGCCGCATCGAAGCACGCGAGCGGACCATCCTGACCAGTTACGAGTATCCTCGCGGCGACGCGGGCGGGGCGATTGCCGAGAGAGCCAAGGAGAAGATGCTCCTGCTCGTGTGCCGACATCACGACAAGCGGAAGGCGCTGCTGACGTACGAGGGCGGGGCGATCAAGTTTCAGTCGCTGCCCGAGTTTCTGAGATAA